One genomic region from Rosa rugosa chromosome 1, drRosRugo1.1, whole genome shotgun sequence encodes:
- the LOC133727394 gene encoding uncharacterized protein LOC133727394 isoform X1: protein MQFHTLSFSGFDSRQFHVEKSKMMGSKVVKSIVLDKIRVNPNKNPIDIADEIKSDYGLDVAYRTVWYGTELAKTALHGDEAESYAQLLWFSESVMKSNPDSRIVVEFHRETHRFQRMFVSYGAWMKGFQSCRPILFIDATFITNKYKGQIIAASAKDANQGLYPVAYAIVDSENESNWRFFLEVLAEEFAKHPMRRVTFISDRHVGLVSAFPRVFPNNPHGFCFRHLMSNLSDKFPAGSYLKDRIPYLFMCCAYSRTPEMYEFNIEILRSEGGDIVAQFLEDLPKENWCMAYFNGERFGEMTNNLAESFNNWVLPLKSLPILDINDGIRVKSMASIAARKQDAHEWLSELCPVIEKKLKDNLEVGRHWRVSRSDTYVYEVHCQKYNSMVNLETRFCSCGEWQLYGFPCSHALVVIQQHGSSPYLYVNELYKVDKYRETYSFPINPLPSISKQVHDFGRDAVILQPPLTRRPPGRPRKKRFRKRSEKTRVIKCGRCGKCDGHNRKSCTAPI from the exons atgcaattccatacgctctcgttttccggatttgattcaaggcaatttcatgttgag AAGAGTAAGATgatgggatccaaggttgtcaagtctattgtgcttgataagattcgtgtcaatccaaacaaaaatccaattgatatagctgatgagatcaagagtgattatggtttggatgttgcttatcgtacagtttggtatggtacggagttggcaaaaacagccctacatggtgatgaagctgagtcttatgctcagctactttggttcagtgagtctgttatgaagtcaaaccccgactctaggatagtggttgagtttcatcgagaaacacacaggtttcagcgtatgtttgtgagctatggtgcatggatgaagggttttcaatcttgtagacctattcttttcattgatgctacattcatcaccaacaagtacaaggggcagattattgctgcatcggcaaaggatgccaatcaag gcttgtatccagttgcttatgctattgtggattctgaaaatgagagtaattggagattttttcttgaggttttggctgaagagtttgcaaaacaccctatgaggagggtgacattcatttctgatcgtcatgttgggcttgttagtgctttccctagagtgtttcctaataatccacatgggttttgttttagacacctgatgtctaacctttctgacaaatttccagctggatcttacctcaaggatcggattccttacttgtttatgtgttgtgcttattctcgcacaccggagatgtatgagttcaacatagaaatcttgaggagtgaaggcggggacatagttgctcaatttctggaggatcttcccaaggagaactggtgtatggcttactttaatggtgaaagatttggtgaaatgacaaataacttggctgagtctttcaataattgggtGTTGCCTTTGAAGAGTCTTCCTATTCTTGATATTAATGATGGCATTAGAGTGAAGTCCATGGCTTCAATTGCTGCTCGGAAGCAGGATGCTCATGAATGGTTGTCTGAGTTGTGCCCAGTGATTGAAAAGAAGCTGAAGGACAATTTGGAAGTCGGAAGGCATTGGAGAGTGAGCAGGTCTGATACCTATGTGTATGAAGTTCACTGCCAGAAGTACAATAGCATGGTAAATTTGGAAACTCGGTTTTGTTCGTGTGGAGAATGGCAGCTGTATGGCTTCCCATGTTCCCATGCACTTGTAGTGATCCAACAACATGGTTCTTCCCCGTATTTGTATGTCAATGAGCTGTACAAGGTGGATAAATATCGAGAAACTTATTCTTTCCCAATTAATCCTCTTCCCTCTATTTCGAAGCAAGTGCATGATTTTGGTAGAGATGCGGTGATCTTGCAGCCGCCTTTGACTAGAAGACCACCGGGAAGGCctagaaagaagaggttcagaaaaaggagcgagaaaaccagggtgatcaagtgtggtaggtgtggaaaatgtgatggtcacaacagaaagagttgtacagctccgatatag
- the LOC133727394 gene encoding uncharacterized protein LOC133727394 isoform X2, translated as MQFHTLSFSGFDSRQFHVEKSKMMGSKVVKSIVLDKIRVNPNKNPIDIADEIKSDYGLDVAYRTVWYGTELAKTALHGDEAESYAQLLWFSESVMKSNPDSRIVVEFHRETHRFQRMFVSYGAWMKGFQSCRPILFIDATFITNKYKGQIIAASAKDANQVAYAIVDSENESNWRFFLEVLAEEFAKHPMRRVTFISDRHVGLVSAFPRVFPNNPHGFCFRHLMSNLSDKFPAGSYLKDRIPYLFMCCAYSRTPEMYEFNIEILRSEGGDIVAQFLEDLPKENWCMAYFNGERFGEMTNNLAESFNNWVLPLKSLPILDINDGIRVKSMASIAARKQDAHEWLSELCPVIEKKLKDNLEVGRHWRVSRSDTYVYEVHCQKYNSMVNLETRFCSCGEWQLYGFPCSHALVVIQQHGSSPYLYVNELYKVDKYRETYSFPINPLPSISKQVHDFGRDAVILQPPLTRRPPGRPRKKRFRKRSEKTRVIKCGRCGKCDGHNRKSCTAPI; from the exons atgcaattccatacgctctcgttttccggatttgattcaaggcaatttcatgttgag AAGAGTAAGATgatgggatccaaggttgtcaagtctattgtgcttgataagattcgtgtcaatccaaacaaaaatccaattgatatagctgatgagatcaagagtgattatggtttggatgttgcttatcgtacagtttggtatggtacggagttggcaaaaacagccctacatggtgatgaagctgagtcttatgctcagctactttggttcagtgagtctgttatgaagtcaaaccccgactctaggatagtggttgagtttcatcgagaaacacacaggtttcagcgtatgtttgtgagctatggtgcatggatgaagggttttcaatcttgtagacctattcttttcattgatgctacattcatcaccaacaagtacaaggggcagattattgctgcatcggcaaaggatgccaatcaag ttgcttatgctattgtggattctgaaaatgagagtaattggagattttttcttgaggttttggctgaagagtttgcaaaacaccctatgaggagggtgacattcatttctgatcgtcatgttgggcttgttagtgctttccctagagtgtttcctaataatccacatgggttttgttttagacacctgatgtctaacctttctgacaaatttccagctggatcttacctcaaggatcggattccttacttgtttatgtgttgtgcttattctcgcacaccggagatgtatgagttcaacatagaaatcttgaggagtgaaggcggggacatagttgctcaatttctggaggatcttcccaaggagaactggtgtatggcttactttaatggtgaaagatttggtgaaatgacaaataacttggctgagtctttcaataattgggtGTTGCCTTTGAAGAGTCTTCCTATTCTTGATATTAATGATGGCATTAGAGTGAAGTCCATGGCTTCAATTGCTGCTCGGAAGCAGGATGCTCATGAATGGTTGTCTGAGTTGTGCCCAGTGATTGAAAAGAAGCTGAAGGACAATTTGGAAGTCGGAAGGCATTGGAGAGTGAGCAGGTCTGATACCTATGTGTATGAAGTTCACTGCCAGAAGTACAATAGCATGGTAAATTTGGAAACTCGGTTTTGTTCGTGTGGAGAATGGCAGCTGTATGGCTTCCCATGTTCCCATGCACTTGTAGTGATCCAACAACATGGTTCTTCCCCGTATTTGTATGTCAATGAGCTGTACAAGGTGGATAAATATCGAGAAACTTATTCTTTCCCAATTAATCCTCTTCCCTCTATTTCGAAGCAAGTGCATGATTTTGGTAGAGATGCGGTGATCTTGCAGCCGCCTTTGACTAGAAGACCACCGGGAAGGCctagaaagaagaggttcagaaaaaggagcgagaaaaccagggtgatcaagtgtggtaggtgtggaaaatgtgatggtcacaacagaaagagttgtacagctccgatatag